A segment of the Longimicrobium sp. genome:
ACCGCCACTCCGCGGCGATGGAGGCGCTGCTGGCGGACTACGACGCGTGGCTCTGCCCGGTGGCCGCCGTCCCGGCGATCACGCACCGGCGCACGGGCGCGCCGGTGGCGGTGGACGGGCGGGCGACGTCGTACTCGATGGCGCTGGGCGCCTGGGCGTCGCTGCTGGCGATGACCGGCAACCCCGTCGTCGTCCTTCCCGCCGCCCGCTCCGTCGACGGCCTCCCGATCGGCATCCAGGTGGTCGGCCGCCGCTGGGACGACGCCGGCGTCCTCGCCGTCGCCCGTGCTGTCGAGGCGCTCACCGGCGGCTTCTCTCCGCCAGGCGTGCGCTGACCCCAACACATCGATTCTGGATCAGCGCGCCGGACCCTCTGCTGGGTCGCGGTCCGACCGTGTGACGGAAGAAGAGTGGAAACATGGCTGAATAGGTGGAGCCTGCGATCATCTCCTCGGTTATCGGTGAGTCAGTTCACGGTCGATACATGACCAGTACGACGAGGACTGGCAAAATGGCGAAGTGCCTTGAACACGACTGCGAAAACGAGGCGGAACAGGGACTTTTCTGTCCGAAGCACGTGCCTCCTCCGACTTTCGGTCTGGGTTACCTCCGGCCCGGCGGTGGAGGCGCCGGCGGTGGAGCCACCCGCGGCGGTGGTGCAGGCGGAACGACCGGTGGCGGCCTGGGCGGTGGCGGAGGTGCTGGCGGTGGTGGCGGAGGTGCTGGCGGTGGTGGCGGATTGGGCGGTGGCGGAGGTGCTGGTGGCGGGGGGTGATCGGATGGTGGAGAGGTGCCGGCGGGCACAGTCGATTCATGCAAAGGTGTCACATGCTGATTACGTCGCTGCCCGTGAGGAATGAGGAAGAGGATGTCACCATTGATGATGTTGCCCTCTTGAAGCTCGCCGTTGAAGCCCACTCCGAAACATACCGTGATTTGACACAGAGTTGGCGCAGTCTTGAAACGAAAGCACAAGGCACTGCGGCAATCTCGGGAATTTTTTTGGCCGGGGCGTTTGCGTTCGCACGCGAAATCCCGGAAGGAGCACGTGCGGGTACGACAGAACTGCTGATCGTCACAGTCCTGTTATTAGTCCTATCGGCAGGCTTTTCATTGTGGGTTCAGCGGATCCGGCTCATGCCCACCGCTCCCTCGTCACTTCTTGCCCCACAATGGATCGCTGCAATTCGAAGCCAGGTACCGCGGGCGGAGTGGCCCGAGCGCCTGGTGGGCTTCTACGAGGAATATGATCGGAACTGGGGTACCACGAATGCCGCTCTGGTGAATATACTGGGCAAGAAAGCCCGTTCACTGGTAGTCGCTCAGATCCTCTTGTTAGCTGCCGCTGGATGTGTAGTCGGAGTTACGATCCTGGCGGTCCTCTCTCAAACGCCGGTGGTGCCGCAATGATGACCTACCGGGTCACGAAGGCGTTTGCGAAGACATTTCTCCAGTGGAAAACCCGATGACGCTGCAGGTCCAAGCAGAGCCCTACCCCGTCGCCTCGCGCAGCTCGCCCAGCTTGGCCCAGCCGGCGCCGGCGTCGAGGGTGGCCTCGGCGGCGCGGATGCCGTCCACCAGCGAGCCGGCGCGGCCGGCGACGTAGATGGCGGCGCCGGCGTTCAGGACCACGGCGGCGCGGGCGGCGCCGCCCATCTCCCCGCGCAGCACGTCTTCCACCTTGCGGGCGTTCTCGGCCCGCTCGCCGCCCTCCAGCCCGGCGGCGTCCACGGGCTCCCACCCCAGCTCGGCCGCGGGATCGAAGGTATGCCGCGTCCACCGCCCGTCCGCCACCTCCAGCACCTCCGTCGTGCCGATCGGGCTCAGCTCGTCGAGCCCCGGCGCGCCGTGGACCACCAGGGCGCGCTCGTGCCCCAGCTCGGCCAGGGCGCCCGCGATCAGCTCCAGGAGCGCGGGGTCGGAGACGCCCACCACCTGGCGGCGCGCGTGCGCGGGGTTGGTCACCGGGCCCAGCACGTTCATGATGGTGGGCATCCCCAGCTCGCGGCGGACGGGGCCCACGTGCTTCATGGCCGGGTGGTGCAGCGGCGCGAACATGAACACGATGCCGCACCGCTCCAGCACGCGCGCCTCCTCCTCGGGCGAGAGCTCCAGCCGCACGCCGAGCGCCTCCAGCACGTCGGCGCTGCCGCAGCGCGAGGTGAAGGAGCGGTTGCCGTGCTTGGCCACCCGCACCCCCGCCCCGGCCGCCAGCAGCGCGGCGGCCGTGGAGATGTTGAAGGTCTGCACCGCGCCGCCGCCGGTGCCGCAGGTGTCCACCAGCCCCGCCGGGTCGGCCGGCACCGGGACCATCGCCTTGCGCAGGGCGCGCACGCCGCCGGCCACCTCCTGCGGCACCGCCCCGCGCACGCGGATCGCCACCAGGAGCGCGGCCATCTGCACCGGGGTGGCGCGCCCCTCCATCACCTCGGTGAACGCCGCCTCGGCCTCGGCGGCGGTGAGCGGGCGCAGCGCGGCCTGGCGGATCAGCTCCCCGAGGTCGGCCTCCACCGGGGCCGCGGCCTCCGCAGCGCTCACGCCGCCTGCCCGTCGAAGAGGCGCCCCTGCAGGCCGGCGTGGTCCACCAGGAGCCCCACGCAGAGGGCGACCAGGCGCAGCTGCTCCACCTCGTAGTCGTCCACCGTCCCCGCGCGGAAGTTGCTCAGGTTGAGGACTCCCAGGAGCTGCCCGCGGCAGAGGAGCGGGAGCGAGACGAAGGCGGGGCCGGTGTACCAGGCGTCGCGCATGAGCGGGTGGGTGACGCTCTCCTCGCTGTCGCGCACCACCAGCGCGGTGCGGCTGCTGGCCACGGCGCCCGAGATCCCCCGCCCCAGCGGCACGCGCACGCTGTCGCGCGCGATCACCGGCGGCAGCCCCACGGCGGCGCAGAGGCGCAGCTCGGGGCCGCCGTGGTGCTCGTCGATCAGCAGCAGCGAGCAGCGGTTGCCG
Coding sequences within it:
- the trpD gene encoding anthranilate phosphoribosyltransferase — its product is MSAAEAAAPVEADLGELIRQAALRPLTAAEAEAAFTEVMEGRATPVQMAALLVAIRVRGAVPQEVAGGVRALRKAMVPVPADPAGLVDTCGTGGGAVQTFNISTAAALLAAGAGVRVAKHGNRSFTSRCGSADVLEALGVRLELSPEEEARVLERCGIVFMFAPLHHPAMKHVGPVRRELGMPTIMNVLGPVTNPAHARRQVVGVSDPALLELIAGALAELGHERALVVHGAPGLDELSPIGTTEVLEVADGRWTRHTFDPAAELGWEPVDAAGLEGGERAENARKVEDVLRGEMGGAARAAVVLNAGAAIYVAGRAGSLVDGIRAAEATLDAGAGWAKLGELREATG